One Pseudoalteromonas rubra genomic window, TAAAACAGGCTATGAGACGGATTGTGTAGCCCAGGAGATCCGTAATGTTATTTTTTATAATAAGGGGTATCGCTCTGAGCACTGTAAAGACGTTTTGAATAATCAAGAGCAAAAACAACTCTTTGAGTGGTACTAAGCCAGGAAATTCAGTGACGAAAAATTTAGAAAACATTACCAAGGAATACAGATAAGAAGCGGAATACCTTTCATCGGGTGAGGTGCACAAAGCAATGTGCGTGTTTTTGAGTACTCTGTGGCCGAGTCCGCTTCTTTTTTGTGACGGCCTGTTTCTTTTGATTCATTTGTTTTTGTGCTGGTTTCATTGAAAAGCACCTATTTTGTTAATGTCTATTAGCTGCTCTGAGCATTAGATAGGAACTCTGTGGCTGTAATCCTAGTGTAATGGTTCATTTCTTTGACTTTGAATAGGCTAGGGAAGTGAGACAAATATACCAAGCCTGGATCAAACCCTGATTTTCTTTTGCTCAATGGAGACTCTACTATGAGCCATTGCTGCTTCAAGGGTTTACAGGCGACGAACAAGTTAAATAATAATTAAAGGGTAACCTTATGAATAAAAATGAATTGTACAAGCACATTTTAGAGTCGGTATTAACAGCTGTAAGTGATGAAGCCCCGCAATTGTTAGAACCATTGAAAACAGCTTTGGACGCTCAAAAGGCGTCATTTCAGCAGATCCAACAAGCCTATTTGAATGGCGAGATAGACGCAATTCAAATGCAAGAAGAACTTGAAAGAGAAAGTGCAGTCCTCGAGGCTGAGCTTGTTCCATTAGAAATCTGCGCCGAGGCGACGATTCAAAAAGTGATTCAAAAAGTCATTGACGCAGCAACGTCGAGCTTAACATCAGCTGCGGGGAACTAGTTTAGGTAACTCAGGTGATGAAAAGTGAAGCAGGGAGCGTACTGCATAAAGTTAACACTGATTGCCGATAAAGAAACACTATCCGATGCGAATACCCACTTTGAAACTGTCACAGCTGAATGAATACCTGAACCGCCATGCCGAACCAAGTTCGGTATGGCAGATAGTTAACCCGCTTAAGCGAGGAAAAAACGTTACTTAATAATCTTCTGACTCGTCATCAGACGAATCATGTGCTCTTCTGACGGCTGGTTTTGCCAGAATTTCAACATAGAAAGAGGTGAGGTTTTCTTCCTGTGTCTTGTCAATCAGCTTATTTAATTGTGATACGTGTACAGGTTCTGCTTCTGCTTCTGTGTTACCAAATTTACAGTCAAAGTCCCAATAATCTGCACCTATTGGTAACGTCTTGTTGCGCTCGCGCTTAAGGTACTTTTTAAGCTCATGTTTTACGGCGTCAACGCGTCTTGCTAGTTTGATTTTAGGGTGAGTTAGTTCAAATGTTTTTTTCATAATTGCCTTCAAGCAAGAGAAACTCAATTGGCAAACAAGCTTGCCTGAGCAGGTAATGTGTATTTATTAAGCGTAAAGCTTATATGTGGATAAATACAGAAATGGAATACACCATTTTACGTTATATTCAGCGAGCTGGCGAGAGAGAATAGAGGCCAGCTCATCTGTTTCACATTGCTTTTAAAGCCGGTGCCTTTAGTTGATTAAGTGCTTTGGCCTTTCATCACGAGTGTAGGCTTCATGAAGTGTTGCGGCATGACTATACCATACATTGGTGAGGCGCTTACCTTGGATAAAAAGGTAAGCGCCTCACTCGTTGCGGCTCATGTGTGAAAGCTGCTACCATTCGCGAAGCAGAATAATCAGCTCCTGCCAAATGCTCCGTCCCTCAATTGCATCTTGTTTTAGTTGTGCCAAATCACCCGCAGAATAGACTCCTCCCTGCTTTAACACAAATAACGGATTATCGTAGGCTACAACGGACTCTATCGGGTTTTGTACTGTCACAACCAGATCGGCAGCAAAGCCGGTTTTGACTTGGCCGTAATGTTCGCTTATGCCCAGAGCTTTTGCTGAATTCATTGTGGCAGCCCGGACGACGTCGACAGGTTTGATACCCGACTCCTGCATTAGCCTCATTTCGGTTAAGGTG contains:
- a CDS encoding DUF6172 family protein; the encoded protein is MKKTFELTHPKIKLARRVDAVKHELKKYLKRERNKTLPIGADYWDFDCKFGNTEAEAEPVHVSQLNKLIDKTQEENLTSFYVEILAKPAVRRAHDSSDDESEDY